Proteins encoded together in one uncultured Desulfobacter sp. window:
- a CDS encoding RNA methyltransferase yields the protein MSAPIYLALIHYPVVNKNGQITGSALTNMDLHDIARAGRTFGVKAYYVVTPYEDQQNLAVQIMDHWTHGHGGRVNPARKSALERVRVAKTFEAACNDIEIEQGAGVVKVATSASSRCATRSCRQLGQELMMNNVPHVLVLGTAWGLAPEVMDQCDHILEPIRGSGSYNHLSVRSAASIYLDRLINVDRLING from the coding sequence ATGAGTGCACCTATTTACCTGGCATTGATCCATTATCCGGTGGTCAATAAGAACGGGCAGATCACAGGATCAGCCCTGACCAACATGGACCTGCATGACATTGCCAGGGCGGGCCGGACATTCGGGGTAAAGGCATATTATGTGGTTACCCCATATGAAGATCAACAAAACCTGGCTGTCCAGATTATGGATCACTGGACTCATGGCCACGGAGGGAGGGTTAATCCGGCCAGAAAGTCCGCCCTTGAACGCGTCAGGGTGGCAAAGACATTTGAAGCAGCCTGCAATGATATCGAAATTGAACAGGGGGCGGGTGTGGTAAAAGTAGCTACCAGCGCCAGCAGTCGGTGCGCCACGCGTAGTTGCAGACAGCTTGGACAGGAATTAATGATGAACAATGTCCCCCATGTGCTTGTCTTGGGCACGGCATGGGGACTGGCACCGGAAGTGATGGACCAGTGTGATCATATCCTTGAACCCATACGGGGTTCAGGATCATATAATCACTTAAGCGTCCGCTCCGCCGCATCCATATACTTAGACAGATTAATAAACGTAGACAGATTAATAAACGGCTAA
- the rplS gene encoding 50S ribosomal protein L19 yields the protein MTANLIQKIEREQMRLDIPDFDSGDTIKVHVKIREGEKERIQVFQGVVIKKTKGLSSARFTVRKISGGVGVERIFPLYSPAIDKIEVVTRGRVRRSKLYYLRNLRGKAARIKEKRFA from the coding sequence ATGACAGCAAACCTAATCCAAAAAATTGAAAGAGAACAGATGCGCCTTGACATCCCTGATTTCGACTCCGGGGATACCATAAAGGTCCATGTAAAAATCAGGGAAGGTGAAAAGGAGCGTATCCAGGTCTTCCAAGGCGTGGTGATCAAAAAAACCAAAGGTCTTTCCAGCGCCCGGTTTACCGTGAGAAAAATTTCCGGCGGCGTGGGTGTTGAAAGAATTTTCCCCCTATATTCTCCTGCCATTGACAAAATTGAAGTTGTTACCCGGGGACGTGTAAGAAGATCTAAACTTTACTATCTGAGAAACCTTCGCGGCAAAGCTGCAAGAATCAAAGAAAAACGCTTTGCCTGA
- a CDS encoding ribonuclease HII, giving the protein MLFYEKQAMLDGYKVIAGVDEAGRGPLAGPVVSAAVVLPESFDVPGINDSKKLSEKKREALFPLIQAQAIAFGIGMADHEEIDRINILQASLLSMKRAVDALQLTPDYLLIDGKFTINATIEQRPVIKGDALSVSIAAASIMAKVTRDRIMAELDAKYPQYGLKRHKGYPTKAHKEAILTHGPCPVHRKSFKGVKDI; this is encoded by the coding sequence ATGCTGTTTTATGAAAAACAGGCGATGTTGGACGGATATAAAGTGATTGCAGGTGTTGATGAGGCCGGCAGGGGACCCCTTGCCGGCCCTGTCGTGTCTGCAGCTGTGGTGTTGCCTGAAAGTTTTGATGTCCCAGGCATTAATGACTCAAAAAAACTTTCTGAAAAAAAAAGAGAAGCTCTTTTTCCACTGATTCAGGCCCAGGCCATTGCTTTTGGCATCGGCATGGCCGACCATGAGGAAATTGACCGGATTAATATCCTGCAGGCATCACTACTCTCCATGAAACGTGCTGTTGACGCTTTGCAGCTTACACCCGATTATCTGCTCATTGACGGCAAATTTACTATAAACGCCACCATAGAGCAGCGTCCTGTGATTAAAGGGGACGCCTTGAGCGTATCCATTGCAGCAGCTTCAATTATGGCCAAGGTCACACGGGACCGAATCATGGCGGAGCTTGATGCAAAATACCCTCAATATGGCCTTAAACGCCATAAAGGCTATCCAACCAAAGCCCACAAAGAGGCAATCCTGACCCATGGCCCCTGCCCTGTGCATCGCAAAAGCTTTAAAGGTGTAAAGGATATATGA
- a CDS encoding YraN family protein, giving the protein MSFRGKQLGKKGERSAQKFLVSRGYKILESNYSTPKFEIDIIAKDNDTLCFIEVKTRTGIKKGLPREGVTTAKQKKIIMGAQYYLHLKKITDTRLRFDVVEILYKDASHTACDITIIPNAFQGS; this is encoded by the coding sequence ATGAGCTTTAGGGGAAAACAGCTGGGCAAAAAGGGAGAACGATCCGCTCAAAAGTTTCTTGTGTCCCGGGGGTATAAAATATTGGAATCCAATTATTCAACCCCAAAGTTTGAAATCGATATCATTGCCAAAGACAATGACACCTTGTGCTTTATTGAAGTCAAAACCCGAACAGGTATAAAAAAAGGCCTGCCCCGGGAAGGTGTCACAACCGCCAAGCAAAAAAAAATCATCATGGGTGCCCAATACTATCTACACCTAAAAAAAATAACCGACACCCGGCTTCGATTTGATGTGGTGGAGATCTTGTACAAGGACGCTTCTCACACGGCTTGTGACATCACTATAATCCCAAATGCATTTCAAGGAAGTTAA
- the rsmI gene encoding 16S rRNA (cytidine(1402)-2'-O)-methyltransferase, which produces MVGTLYIVATPLGNLEDMTFRAVRMLKEADLIAAEDTRHSKKLLNHYGITTPSIACHEHNEAAKACDLVQRLEKGTTIALISDAGTPLISDPGYRLVSMASEKGIPIVPIPGCNAAITGLSASGLPTDAFIFLGFAPKKQGRLDNFLNDAAHHKATLIFYESPRRVIRLISSAITVLGDRQACLARELTKQYEEFIRGPLSAILSTLENRETVKGECVLFITGDAEQPVALSAEQMESMIMDGLNQNIRTGELAKEIAGYANFPKSKVYDMILALKKRL; this is translated from the coding sequence ATGGTCGGCACGCTGTATATTGTGGCAACTCCTTTGGGCAACCTTGAGGACATGACATTTCGGGCGGTGCGCATGCTAAAGGAAGCAGACCTGATTGCAGCCGAAGACACCCGTCATTCAAAAAAACTGCTAAATCATTACGGCATCACAACCCCCTCAATTGCTTGCCATGAGCACAACGAAGCCGCAAAAGCCTGTGACCTGGTCCAGCGGCTTGAAAAGGGAACAACCATCGCTTTAATCAGCGATGCAGGCACGCCTTTAATTTCAGACCCCGGTTACCGCCTGGTGTCAATGGCCTCAGAAAAAGGTATCCCAATTGTGCCGATACCCGGATGCAACGCTGCGATTACCGGATTGAGCGCATCCGGCCTGCCCACCGACGCCTTTATTTTTCTGGGGTTTGCGCCTAAAAAACAAGGACGATTGGACAACTTTCTCAATGATGCCGCCCACCATAAAGCCACACTGATATTTTATGAATCCCCGCGGCGCGTTATCCGGTTGATATCTTCGGCCATAACGGTATTGGGGGACCGTCAGGCCTGTCTTGCCAGAGAATTGACAAAACAATATGAGGAGTTTATCCGAGGTCCTTTATCCGCTATTCTATCTACCCTTGAAAACCGAGAAACCGTCAAAGGCGAATGCGTTTTGTTTATTACAGGAGACGCCGAACAACCTGTGGCTTTGTCTGCAGAACAGATGGAATCCATGATCATGGATGGCCTCAATCAGAATATACGAACCGGTGAACTTGCAAAAGAAATAGCCGGATATGCAAACTTCCCAAAGTCCAAGGTTTACGACATGATTTTAGCCCTGAAAAAGCGCCTTTAA
- a CDS encoding inorganic phosphate transporter, which yields MSIEICYVIVGMLILFAIFDLIVGVTNDAVNFLNSSIGSKAAPFKIIMLIASVGILTGVTFSAGMMEVARKGIFHPELFTMPELLTIFLAVMITDILLLDLFNTYGLPTSTTVSIVFELLGSAVALSMIKLAAHTDSTLGLLDYINSTKAITIVFGILLSILVAFASGATVQFISRLIFTFNYKRRLKYYGALWGGVALTVITFFILIKGAKGATFMDPHMVTWIKSHSLLLMGCIFVTSAVILQVLISLFKINILKPIVLVGTFALAMAFAANDLVNFIGVPLAGLNAFKTALASSDPMNITMGALGGKVHTQTFIMLIAGAIMVITLWVSRKARTVTETEISLGQQDEGMERFESVWLSRRIVNLFYSLFTAVNVISPPVIGRVIAQRINPTPEDNHVGGKEKPSFDLLRASVNLMVASAVVSLATSLKLPLSTTYVTFMVAMGSSFSDQAWGRESAVYRVTGVLTVIGGWFMTAFIAFIASFIAGNIIYYFKMPGVVGLMVFVFFMIYRNKKRHEGNEKTKEEITIYHLEEVEDFQSSVSATFDHLALHLQGMRLSLGTAFDALFQEDLDALREHRRKVKQFQVRSNIIIANIFKVLRLLQRGDHKGSFNYYQIIRRLQKLNDGYRDTVIRSTRHVANRHKGLLPAQIKELTEIKTEFLYILEQVGIAFNKKDIVDCQHIAARFHYLRDLVDEYNANQIARIREESSKTRLSIMYYAISGNCVMMAKQTVKLLEIFNEALPSKNGTNSCRNLHLD from the coding sequence ATGAGCATTGAAATATGCTATGTCATCGTAGGGATGTTGATCCTGTTTGCAATTTTTGATCTGATTGTCGGGGTAACCAATGACGCGGTTAATTTTTTAAACTCCTCAATTGGGTCGAAGGCAGCACCCTTTAAAATAATCATGCTCATTGCCAGTGTTGGTATTCTGACCGGCGTTACGTTTTCAGCAGGCATGATGGAAGTTGCCCGGAAAGGTATTTTTCATCCCGAACTTTTTACCATGCCCGAACTTTTGACCATCTTTCTGGCTGTCATGATCACGGATATCCTGCTTTTAGATCTTTTCAACACATATGGTTTGCCCACCTCTACAACCGTATCCATTGTATTTGAATTACTCGGATCCGCCGTGGCCCTATCTATGATAAAACTTGCCGCCCATACCGATTCAACTCTCGGTCTATTGGATTATATTAACTCGACCAAAGCCATTACAATCGTTTTTGGAATATTATTATCTATCCTCGTGGCATTTGCTTCAGGTGCAACGGTCCAGTTTATATCCAGGCTGATCTTCACATTTAATTATAAAAGACGGTTGAAGTATTACGGCGCGCTGTGGGGTGGTGTGGCCCTTACCGTCATCACCTTTTTTATCCTCATAAAAGGGGCCAAAGGCGCCACATTTATGGATCCGCATATGGTAACTTGGATAAAAAGCCATTCTCTTCTTCTCATGGGATGTATTTTCGTAACCTCTGCTGTTATCCTTCAGGTTCTCATCAGCCTATTTAAAATAAATATTCTTAAGCCCATTGTCCTTGTGGGGACATTTGCCCTGGCCATGGCATTTGCTGCCAATGATCTCGTCAATTTTATCGGAGTACCCCTGGCAGGCCTCAATGCCTTTAAAACAGCTCTGGCCTCATCTGACCCCATGAACATCACCATGGGGGCACTGGGGGGCAAAGTGCACACCCAGACCTTTATTATGCTCATTGCCGGTGCCATCATGGTGATCACTTTGTGGGTATCACGCAAGGCAAGGACAGTGACTGAAACGGAAATCAGCCTGGGGCAGCAAGATGAAGGTATGGAACGGTTTGAATCTGTCTGGTTGTCCAGGCGCATTGTAAACCTGTTCTACAGCCTGTTTACCGCAGTCAACGTCATATCACCACCCGTCATCGGCAGGGTTATAGCCCAGCGAATAAACCCGACCCCAGAAGACAACCATGTCGGAGGAAAAGAAAAACCTTCCTTTGATCTACTACGCGCCTCTGTGAATCTGATGGTGGCATCTGCCGTGGTCTCCCTGGCCACATCCCTGAAGCTGCCCTTGTCCACCACTTATGTAACGTTTATGGTTGCCATGGGCTCCTCCTTTTCCGACCAGGCCTGGGGCAGAGAAAGCGCCGTATACCGTGTCACCGGTGTTTTAACAGTGATCGGTGGTTGGTTCATGACCGCCTTCATTGCTTTTATAGCCTCTTTTATCGCAGGCAACATCATCTACTATTTTAAAATGCCAGGTGTGGTCGGTCTGATGGTTTTTGTATTTTTCATGATATACAGAAACAAAAAACGGCACGAAGGCAATGAAAAGACCAAAGAAGAGATCACCATTTACCATCTTGAAGAGGTTGAAGATTTCCAATCTTCTGTTTCCGCAACATTTGATCACCTCGCCCTTCATCTTCAAGGCATGAGACTATCTTTAGGAACTGCCTTTGATGCGCTGTTTCAAGAAGATTTGGACGCCTTAAGGGAACATCGTAGAAAGGTCAAGCAGTTCCAGGTGCGCAGCAACATAATCATTGCCAATATCTTTAAAGTATTACGACTCCTGCAACGTGGGGATCACAAGGGGTCGTTCAACTATTATCAGATAATTCGGCGCCTCCAGAAACTAAACGACGGGTATCGGGATACGGTGATCAGGTCCACCAGGCATGTGGCCAACCGGCATAAAGGGCTTTTACCCGCCCAGATTAAGGAGCTCACGGAGATTAAAACAGAATTTCTTTACATTCTTGAGCAGGTGGGAATCGCATTCAATAAAAAAGATATTGTGGACTGCCAGCACATTGCTGCACGATTCCACTATCTTAGGGACCTTGTGGATGAATACAACGCCAATCAGATTGCCAGAATCAGGGAAGAATCCTCAAAAACACGCCTGAGTATCATGTACTACGCCATTTCCGGCAATTGCGTCATGATGGCCAAACAAACAGTAAAACTGCTTGAAATATTTAACGAGGCGCTGCCTTCAAAAAACGGCACCAATTCCTGTAGAAACCTCCATTTAGACTGA
- the sat gene encoding sulfate adenylyltransferase produces MSKLVAPHGGKGLVCCKLEGAELEAELKKAEGLKKIEISSQVKGDLIMLGIGGFSPLNGFMTKADWKGVCEDFLLADGTFWPVPVMLDAAAADAADINVGDEITLEKDGEIYATMKIEEKFEMSEDEKKWECEKVYKGHGEESEDAVFWKIAMEDHPGVQMVMARKEFCLAGPVKVLSEGEFPEKFKGVYLTPKETRAIMDEKGWANVASMQLRNPMHRSHEHLCKIALDVCDGVLIHSLIGNLKPGDIPADVRIKCIDTLIKGYFVPEHVINGGYPLDMRYAGPREGLLHATFRQNYGVNRMIIGRDHAGVGDFYTLFEAQEIFDTIPMPEDDGKRLLCEPLKIDWTFYCYKCDGMASMRTCPHGKDDRVILSGTKLRHALSNNEPVVDHFGREEVLVILREYYASLTEKVEVKLQSHAEGTKM; encoded by the coding sequence ATGTCTAAATTAGTTGCACCCCATGGCGGAAAAGGTCTTGTATGCTGCAAGCTCGAAGGCGCAGAACTGGAAGCTGAACTGAAAAAAGCTGAAGGTCTGAAAAAAATTGAAATTTCTTCCCAGGTTAAAGGCGACTTGATCATGCTGGGTATCGGCGGTTTCTCTCCGCTGAACGGCTTCATGACCAAAGCTGACTGGAAAGGCGTTTGCGAAGACTTCCTGCTGGCTGACGGTACTTTCTGGCCGGTTCCCGTTATGCTCGACGCTGCTGCTGCTGATGCTGCAGACATCAATGTTGGCGATGAAATCACCCTGGAAAAAGACGGTGAAATCTATGCCACCATGAAGATCGAAGAAAAATTCGAAATGTCCGAAGACGAGAAAAAATGGGAATGTGAAAAAGTATATAAAGGTCATGGCGAAGAGTCTGAAGATGCCGTATTCTGGAAAATCGCCATGGAAGATCATCCCGGCGTTCAGATGGTTATGGCCAGAAAAGAATTCTGCCTGGCAGGTCCTGTAAAAGTCCTCTCCGAAGGCGAATTCCCCGAAAAATTCAAAGGTGTTTATCTTACCCCCAAAGAAACCCGTGCCATCATGGATGAAAAAGGCTGGGCAAACGTTGCTTCTATGCAGCTGAGAAACCCCATGCACAGATCCCATGAGCATCTGTGCAAGATCGCCCTTGACGTATGTGACGGCGTTCTGATCCACTCTTTGATTGGTAACCTGAAACCCGGCGACATTCCTGCAGACGTACGTATCAAATGCATCGACACCCTGATCAAGGGTTACTTTGTGCCTGAGCACGTTATCAACGGCGGATATCCCCTGGACATGAGATATGCAGGTCCCCGTGAAGGCCTGTTGCATGCTACCTTCCGTCAGAACTACGGTGTTAACAGAATGATCATCGGACGTGACCATGCAGGCGTTGGTGACTTCTACACACTGTTTGAAGCACAGGAAATTTTTGATACCATCCCCATGCCCGAAGACGACGGAAAACGTCTGCTGTGCGAACCCCTGAAAATTGACTGGACTTTCTACTGCTACAAATGCGACGGCATGGCTTCCATGAGAACCTGCCCCCATGGCAAAGACGACCGCGTCATCCTCTCCGGTACCAAACTGCGCCACGCCCTGTCCAACAACGAACCTGTTGTTGATCACTTTGGCCGTGAAGAAGTTCTGGTTATCCTCAGAGAATACTATGCAAGCCTGACCGAAAAGGTTGAAGTAAAACTGCAGAGCCATGCAGAAGGCACCAAGATGTAA
- a CDS encoding HAD-IA family hydrolase, producing MDTSGIKAVVFDCDGVMFDTAQANRKFYNEILKRFNKQPLDDEQFQNIHMMTVTTAVEYLFPEMDDHRPVYEMIKSIGYASVIPFMLMEPGLLELLDSLKQAGLVRGVATNRTNTMGKVLIEHKLKKAFDIVVTASDVANPKPFPDQLEKIMGAFALLPRQIVFIGDSIYDQKAAESAGTWFIAFKQPGLQAHAHAVSMDEVGELLKLSKYNS from the coding sequence ATGGATACATCAGGAATTAAGGCTGTTGTGTTTGACTGCGACGGTGTCATGTTTGATACGGCCCAGGCCAATCGGAAATTTTATAATGAAATCCTGAAACGTTTTAACAAACAGCCCCTTGACGATGAGCAGTTTCAAAACATTCATATGATGACGGTAACCACTGCCGTTGAATATCTTTTTCCTGAAATGGATGACCACCGGCCTGTCTACGAGATGATTAAAAGCATCGGCTATGCATCCGTGATTCCTTTTATGCTGATGGAACCGGGCCTGTTAGAGTTGCTTGATAGCTTGAAGCAAGCAGGGCTTGTGCGTGGCGTGGCTACGAATCGAACAAATACAATGGGAAAGGTGCTTATAGAACATAAGCTGAAAAAGGCATTTGATATTGTTGTTACCGCATCTGATGTGGCCAATCCCAAACCCTTCCCTGATCAGCTTGAAAAAATTATGGGCGCCTTTGCACTGCTGCCCCGGCAGATTGTGTTCATCGGGGATTCCATATACGACCAAAAAGCGGCTGAATCGGCCGGAACCTGGTTCATTGCATTTAAACAGCCTGGGCTCCAAGCCCACGCCCATGCAGTATCCATGGATGAGGTGGGAGAACTGTTAAAGTTAAGCAAATATAATTCTTGA